tttcatattttaaatttaaaatagacATAAAggtaaaaaaagtattacgAAAATATGTATGAATTtccatttataataataacaacTGTTATTTCAATTATCTTCTTACTTTCATAGTTTTATAAACTTAATAAAGTTTTATATAAACAATGaatctttatattatttataaaagtaccaattaaaggaaaaatattttatatttagattatttcttcttagtaaaaaaaaaataattaaattttttcattaacagataaaaaatatagtcATCTCTTATTTTACAGATAACTTAAGTTTTATCTTGAgaagttttttcttttgttttattcctttttttttttttattattattaataataatttataatttttcatttaaattttttaaaaattatgtaaattttcactattattaataattttaatatttgtgATTAACTTAAAAACTTTATGAACTGTTTTAAagcatttttcttttttttgttataacgataaaaacaaatggaacataatgtatataaattacaataaattttctatttataaGAATTTTAAAACAGTTATTCTGAATTATGatgtttttaaaagaaacatTAGTGATATATGTGaaagtaaaataattacACTTACAAAAAGTAAAGAATacgataaattaaaaatatataaaaacaatatatataataacatATATGAGAATCAAATACTTCAAGGAGTAAaagttaatattttataacaaaatatatataattgtaaaaaataatacaaataaaattacctataaaatattaatatattatttttattatgataaataaatcattttaaagcatatatacatatatatggatgtataaatatgttaaaaaattCTATAGATCTAATACtaagataaaatataaacTATATGATgctattttttcataattatactcatatattcttaaataatttttgtatttattcctttttgatattaaaatcattctatatatatgtatataatacatatatatatatcttttttttcctcATTATTGTAGGtacataaaattaattcaGGCGGTTATGGAGAAATAGCTATTTATGCAGCTagacaaaattttttattttttttaaaattttttttattaattcctGATGAATTTGTAAATTTAAAAGTATtggatataaataaaaaaaagaaaagaataaattttcAGTTATTATGTAAGAccaaaaaaagtaaatatgaaataatacctgtatgtaaatatttttctacaTGTGGAGGATGCATATACCAGCATATTAATTATAGCtatgaattaaaattaaagaaaaatttattgatTAGTTTATGTGAAAAATACAACATAAATGTATTAGTTagcaataaaaattatttgcaGAATTTTCATGAGTTTTCTAAATTCATTGAAAACAATGAGGATGATATGATAGAAATATTCcaaataaaaagagaatattCAAGGAATGATTTTGAAGATGAAGAATTTTGCATAAATAAGAATTCTGTTGAAAAggagattaaaaaaaaaaatgcgaGCGATCCATTTTACAATTCTGATAGTAATTTTGATAAggaaatttataattataattgtaGAAATAAAGATATAGACCATAAAAATCAaactaataataatgaaaaggaAATGAATTATTCAAGACTATatgattttatattttcacaTGATTATCATTATAGAAATAAATCTTCTATTAGTTTTTCTGTTACAGATCATTTATCAATAGGTTATTATAAGCATCATAGTTATGAAATTTGTGATATAAACGAATGCTATATTCATGACAAAAATATACAAGATGTATAtgtagaaattaaaaaagaaataattgaaaattttaaaaaaaataacatctatatttttaataaaataaacaatagTGGATATCTAAAAAGTGTAGACATAAAATTTAATGtatataatgaagaaaaacaaatcttaataaattttattggGTTTTCATTGAGTGATAATGCAAAAAAgtgtttaataaatattgCAAATAACCTAGCTTTGAAAAATAAATCGATTAAAGGAATCttatataatatagaaaccaataaattaaaacaaataaaaaatgaaactgTCTTATATGgtcaaaattatatttatcataaaTATGATAAGTACACCTATAAATTAGGAGCTAATACCTTTTTTCAGCCTAATCAGTATTTAAATGAATGTATTATTCaagtaatttttaaattaattaaaaaatatagtattAATTCAAAGGGTTCATGCTTATTTGATCTCTTTTGTGGAATTGGCTTTTATTCTTTGCCATTATCTGACTATTTTACTGAAATTATTAGTGTAGATTATTCaattgataatataaaaagtttagaagaaaatattaaaataaataaaataaaaaatattaaatgttttaatttgaatttatTTAATCCATATGATTTAAAGCAAATTAATTTACATATAAGAAGATAcgttattaataaaataaaaaataaagattattccgtttatgaaaatttaaagatgaaaattaattccatttttatatcattggATAATGAAAATGTAGTTATAGAAAACATTCaggttttaaaaaattaaataaatgaatatatatatatatatatatactgatgtattaattttttttaaaaaaaattttaattaatatgtatattttatttatagaaaCTTCATTCTCCTTATAGTAATTTACCAAAATTTATTTacgaaaatttaaatgaagaaaatccTCAAagttcaaataaaaatgttataatttttagtgaAAATAATTCCGAAAATTTTGATGGCATTAActttgaaaatttaaatgaaaatgaatctaatatattaaattcaaATAACAGAAACAATATTCATGGTACTCAATATggtaagaaaaaatatatgcatgatataatatatttatttttattttatttttgttaatttttttttttcagagtTTGTTATACCAATTCCAGATTTGGTAATAATTAACCCACCAAGAAAAGGATGTGAAAAGgttagaaaaataataataaaaattaagtgaaattaaaaaaaaaaaaaaaaatgtaataatataaaaatattgtcCATACATaagtattaattttataataaatttagcTATTCAGAAGATGGCTAAGAGGAATATGTTGtagatttattatttacatatcATGTAACGCAAACAGCCAATTTAAAGATATTAGTCATTTAATTAGTCTAGggtatataatttaatacatttcaaaaaattcttataatattattatatatctaatatctttttatttttttagttatgttgtaaaagaaattattccATTAGACACTTTTCCAAGAACGCAACATTTTGAATCAATTATTCTTTTAGAATTTGACTTTAATAAGgtttaaaaaaacattttaagaattttttaatgtatatacatatatacatagttatgtatatgtatatttttatgtatccCTACTTTATGTGTAcatggttttttttttttttttttttagaaaatagataaagaaaaaaaagctaTAATAGAACatgaattaaatgaaataaaggaaaataacaaaaaaaaatataaaaaaaattaatattaataaaaaaaaaatatataaaacatttttttttattgaaataactacatatatatgtatatatgaaaagaattttatattgaaaaaaaaaattttaatatatatttcgaaacaaaaatttttttcattgtttTTGTATATAGGATTTTTATATTGTATCACTTGAATTTTCATCTAATAAtcttgataatttttttttttctatgatATCTTGTGTAATTTTTGTGTAACAATTTTTATACAAGTAGCAGTTTGGCATTTTCATATAAGTGCATTTAATGCTaacaatatattataaacttttcttaaaaaactaataaattttatattttttcatattctaTTTTTCCTTCTAATTTCTTACCTTCGTTAATTTTTCTAGCAGCTTTATAAAAATCTTCTTCAATAACATAATCTCTCATAGCTCTTATTGCAAACATTCCAGCTTCAGTGCAAACATTTCTTAAATCCGCTCCATTGAACCCATCACATAATCTACAAATAGATTCATAGTCAATATCACCAAGTTTGGTCATTTTACTTGcatgtatttttaaaatttcaattCTAGCTGTTTCATTAGGTAATGgaatttcaatttttctaTCTAATCTACCAGGTCTAATTAAAGCTGGGTCTAAAACATCTGGTCTATTAGTAGCCATGATAATTTTTACATTACCTAATTCTTCAAAACCATCTAAATGATTCAATAATTCCATAAGTGTTCTTTGAATTTCTCTATCAGCTGAAGTACCTTGAGAAAACCTTCTTCCACCAATAGCATCAATTTCAtccataaaaataatacaggGTTGATGCTCTTTTGCATAATTAAACATTTCTCTGATAATTCTTGCACTTTCCCCTATATATTTATCAACAATAGCTGATACAACTATTCTCATAAAATTGCAATTAATATTTGAAGCCATTGCTCTAGCTAATAATGTTTTTCCTGTTCCTGGTGGTCCATATAATAAGACACCTTTTGGTGTTTTAATACCTactcttttaaataaataaggaTTAAGTATTGGTAATTCTACAACTTCTCTCATCTGTCTAATTTGTTCACTTAATCCTCCTATTTGATTAtaatttactttatttttactattttcaCTTTTATCTATATCACTTATCATATTAAATACCAATGGATCAACTTCACAAGGCAATCTTTTCATCACTGTTAATGTTGTCATATCTAATGAGACTCTAGTACCAATTGctaatttacttttatttatttttgatttGCATCCTACTACATATCTTGGTCCACTTGATGCTTTaacaataaatttttcttccTCCAACTGTTTTAATATTTGTCCTATTATTTGTCCTACGCTTTGTAATgcttttaaattatcttcAGTTTTCtcatactttttatttaactcTTTTATATCTAATCTTAACTTTTTTACTTTACTTTCTATTTCTCTATGCtctattactttttttacatataattttatactCTCTTTATTATCCATTATATCTatacataatataaaaaaaaaaaaaataataataataatgaaaaaatgatataattcataaaaattaatattatgttAACGAAAATATCAAGTTTTATATTAGtcctttttttgtatatattaataatcttatatcttttataaacataattatatagaaatttatatatatatttctattttaacCTCATAATttcttcaatatttttttaatattttcagtATTTTCTTTCGTTATTTATACCTCTTATTacataaaaacaaaatgaataaatttattactttttttttttttttttttttccttttttgttttatcttaattttttttttttttaatttatatttgctaaaattcttaaaatagaaaaaaatataaaagaaacaaaaaaattcaaaaattaaatgtgTTTCCtcatgttattttttttagatataaaGGAACAATTTTtccataattaaaaaaaaaaaatacttttatttattaaattaaaagtatTATAAAACTCATTGAAAatgtactttttttttattttttaatattttaattaaaataattaatatgatgattatattttttattctttttttttttttttgttttatttcatttttaataaagttaaatccgattatattttttttcatatatctCAAGGAGATATCTGTTTCATAAATGAAgcacttttattttttttttttttagtatatcCATTGAATTTTTCTGtttttagtaaaaaataaattttatttctttactttttttttttatatagaaatcacaaaaaaaaaaaaaaatagaaaataattgtGTATAAATCAAGaacaaattttaaaaaaataatactaaaACATTTAGTTAAAagtcatatttttttataatttttatatagataaatagaaatattactatttattatatatttaattataaaaatgtacttaaagaaaattcatagaaataaaaataaattagacatgaaagaaaaaagaaaaattatatgtaatTTATAACATTCAATATCTATACAAAAAGATGtttttgtaataatttaaaatccTACATGGCAACTAAAGaacaattatatatatgttttaaaaaaaaattataaggaaaataaaaaaaacagcATTtcttattatgaaaaaaaaaaattgtcatatatcaaaaaatatatgtattaaaacTCATTTAGGagaaaacatatatttatttcttttctcaataaaaacaaaatttaaattaatacaaTAAAGCTTTTCTAAAATACTTtcaatttttactttatctcttttttttttttatttactaattttttatcttagtataattaatgaaaaagtataattcaatttttgaacaaaatatgtaaaaaaccAAAATTTAATGTCTTTATTaactttaataattttttgtgtttaaaatttttttttttttaacttatataaatatggGAAATAAAAAGGATTTAGTGGCTAGTCTCCCATTAAgtaatattatatacatatatatatgattcgCAATATTTAACTTACTAAAATTATATGTGTGTACGCATAGCTTTAGTAGAATcatagtaatttttttttttttcttggaaattaattattatcttaaaaatactatatcgtatttatactttttctatttttttttttttaataaaatttctatTTCTCTAAAAGATTGTAGAAATATAAGcggaaaataaataaaataacttctatataaaaagaaaaaattgtccatttttttttttttttttttcattagaaATTCTGtctgtttttattttactttattttttttaattctatttattctttattgTATCTATTATTGAGCAATCTTTATGTATTCCctcattataaaattatttgagCAAATAcagaataaaaatagtatgtgtaataattaaaatgtaATAGTAATAAGTAAGatgtaatatttatataaaaaaaaaaaaaaaagtaatatagatagtaaattatatactatatttttattgtatatgaAATTGCATATATGCagttatatattttgaagGAAAATAACacactatatatatatatatatagtatgTTATAAAAATGCTCAGtaaaatgcatatatatgaaaaattgaCAAAATAAACAttgtattttaaattttgtttaaaaggaaaaatagaTTTAGTTTCATTaggaaaatattatatatatatgtacgtataaattatttttattcattaaaaatgtttatgCATGagaatttcttttttctacattattatatgtttaattactaaatataaataaaggaAACATGAAATTaaactttattattttttcttactaAAAATGTTCTaactttataaattttaaaatgataaaaaaatttttaaatatattaattctttatagCATAATCATAAATGGTTGCTTCTTCTTCGAAAAGGATGTAGattatcaaaataatataaaagaaaaaaccaCCTtgtttaattcatttaaaatagatataaaaaataaaaatgagtgttcattaaaatattatgaattaAAGACTTATTTTAGATACATATACTTAGTTGAATGTATCCCCAATGCAAAAAATGTAGAATTGCATTTTATAAACATATCAAATAGTaaagaaaacaaaataactttttataataaagacaataaagaaataactaatgataatataattttaaaattgaaaagtaatataaaagtaaattatAAAGTATGTCAATTATCCGAAGTGCAGAAATGTTTCTTTATTTCAATCGTTATTGTATTTAAATATGAGGGAAAAGGATTAAGAGAATTGTTTGTAAATAACTTTCTTGTTGATcagaataataattttaaagatattGATCTGTTACATCCTAacaatatgaaaataattaataaaaataaaatttcctattttttttttgatagcaaaatgataaaaaaattctatgaaattaatattaatgttGAGGGAAACACACCAGTATATTTGTATGCATCatcctttttatataattttgtttacataaataaaaatttgaacaatttattaaaagatgaaaattataaatatgaaacttatttttacaaatttaCTTGTTCTGATAATTTCGAGATATTTACAGGTGTATgtaattttaacaaaaatgaattttatatttataaattaaacattttttgttataGTAATGacacaaataatttaaataatctgTATGATATAAATGCTATACAATATTTTactgatataaaaaatggaaTAGATGCTTCTGTTAATAAAAACTTCATTTTACCATCATTTCATATAAGCACATATAGAtacaatatttttacatatgaTGATAAATTTTGGTTAAGAATTAGAATTCATAATAAATTGTATAAAAACATCactataaatgataaaaatgtaatatctgaatataatttaataacatTAAATGATGAGATAGatgatttattttatgatGATTGCATAAAAAAatggcaattaataaatgcCTATAATGATGAatatagaaaagaaaaagtaaataataaaagcgATTATATGatgtttaataatatttatgagGAAGATATGAAATATtatgaagataaaaatatatttatttcccaagacaaaataaattacaataaaaaattatcttggccaaaactttttttaacaaaagaaaaaaggaagTTATATGaggaaataaataaaattatatttccaattaaaaatatgtttatactaaaatatgtttatgaaataaataatgacgaaaataatgatataaataataataaaaacaatagtaaaaataaattaaatgttgtaaattattttttttatataaataaaacaccaaaaaatattatagcCAATagtttttcatttattgcatttttaataaatgccAATTGcacagaaaaaaatatttgctATTTAGAAAACAACAAGCAATCTTATATTGaagtaatatttaaaaaaaaacaaaataatttcaaTTATTCAGAtacaaatttattattaacaaaaaatcctaatatttatgatatagaaaaaaacaattcttctaatttatatataaataataataaaattactaGCAGTacgaaatatataataaaagaaataggAAAATCaaaggaaaatataaatataaaaattataaataatgacaAAAAAGTATTGAATAATATTGATTTAAtcattataagaaaaaacgtaatttttaaatttttcttaaaaattctttCATATTTCTcatatgcatatatttttttatcatgtCTACAACCTGCCAGAATTTTAAAttctattaaatttatacaaATACTGACTTTTCTAAATTTGAAGTATCCATTTCcatcattatttaattattttattaagaaaTTCGAAATGCTTTCTTTCATTTCACATACATATGatgttaaaatatatagaaaaaatacaCACATatcaaatattataaaaaatttagatataaaagaaacgaaaattaaaaatattacaaaagGGTATAAcatgaataataataattataatgtaaataatattaataaagtcatAAGTAATAATGCAtatgatattaataatagaGATAACAATATAAACAGTATTggtaataataaagataataatagtaatataagtaacattaaaaataataaagaaaatgctAAGAATCATGAtagtaaaattataaatagtattagcaataataaaaagaaccACAGCAATAGtaacattatatataatactaAGAAACAATTAGTTAATGAAGACAAAGCAAATATAGAgtattataataaagaattatcttttaatgaaaataaagaaaattctataagtgataaaaaattaaataaaaaaaataaatactttaaaaatgatagaaattttaaattgaaTAGTAGCTCAAAATATGATATTatacttttaaatatttacattagtacacttttaaatattatttatattttatgtttactattaattttttattttataattactaaattcatatacataaaatatcAGTCAAAAATACATGTCCCCTTTTTATCTCcccaaaatttttttttatttgtatttgatatatttttatatccaGTTATTTTTTCAACATCCAATATATTACTTTTGGATAGAATTTATgaagtaaaaatttattttatttatattgatttttttgttattaaatttatttgcaTTTGTCTACTTCTTTGTTACACCTTTTCTTATATTGCTActtcttttctttttgtcttgtctattaaaaataatgttatTTATGATTATAAGCTAGAAAAGTTCATTCCAGTAtccatttataaattaaatgggATTGTACAATATCTCccttttaactttttttttaaaaatgtatgtGATATATCTTTATCATCAAACCAAATACTTGTTAAAAATCAAAGAGAAAAacatgtttttaattataatattataaatgtgaataatataaaaaaggattTTCTTTTCCCTTGTTTACGTTATGTTGATTTAAATGTGCTAAAAAAAGAGCTTTTACGAACCAATTTACCTTTAAaaagattttttaaaaacataatCAAAAAGGACAACGAAAAAGGTGATAGTAAAATGCTCGACCAAATGTTACTAGAAGATTTTGATTACTTGAAatataacattaaaaaaaaaaaaaaagaggatTTCTTAAATCAAAACTGTAATCAAAAATACTCATTGAATGATAACAATTCAGATGATATATTTCTTTCaagtaatattttatatcattatgaAGTCTATGATAATAtagttaaaattttaaaaaagatattttatataGTTGAAGAATATTTCCATGAAAGTGAAAGTGAAAATGAAAGTAAAAGTGAAAGTAAAAGCAAAAGTGAAAATGAAATCAAAAGTGAAAATGAAATCAAAAGTGAAAGTGAAAGTGAAAGCAAAAGTGAAAGCAAAAGTGAAAGCAAAAGTGAAAGTGAAAGCAAAAGTGAAAGCAAAAGTGAGAGCAAAAATGAAATCAAAAGTGAAAATGAAAGTGCAAAgttttttatgttaaatGATTCACTAGATATTAggaaatgtaaaaataatattattgaattaaaagaaaatgagaATACTTGTATgcaatataataaaagtgatataaaatatagaattttaaatgttaataaaaggACAGAAAATCATTATACCAGTGAAACAAGTGATTTTGACaaagataaatataagaataatgataaaaaattgtgttattttaaaaaaaggattaataattataaaagaaaatgcgAGTATGACGATATAGTAAAAAatgatgtaaaaaaaaataagtatttcAAAATTACTATTGatagaaattttttaaaaaataatactaacaacaaaaataatttatattttttaaattcttttaagaatataaaaattggaTATATGtatgataaaatattattatttaaaaaaaaattatatttaaaaaaagtaatagaATTAAagcatttatatatattgctATCTCAGAAAAAGAGTGTAGAATTATTTGTTAATATTGAACAAACTTATAATGatacattaaataattattcttttcttATTAATAACTGTTTTAATGATGATATcttttcttttgtttttttaagatCGATAATTGTTGtatgtattatttatataaatctttTTATTCCTATAAATATGTACgctatatttcttttattgtctttttttttcttatctatatttttatataattttcgtTACAGTTTTATTAAAGgaaatatgaaattttttaaaaaacaatttaaaaaattttcatgtGATAAATGCATGATAAAACAACAtgacaaaaataatttacattCATATTCTATCAATGAGAAACATAGTAaatatcaaataaataataaagaaggGAATGAAGCATCTGGCAATTATGACAAAACAAATTATGAAGAGAAATATTATAACAAGGAAGTATCTTATGAATCATATGAAAGAGAAGAATATAATAGAGGAGAGTATGATAAAGAAAGTTATACTAGCAATAGTTatgttaatttaaataaaaacaaaatgttGAATTATAAAAACAGTAAACTTGCTAGTTTTATAGGATTATATGActacataaaaaattattggataagaaatattagaatatatttcattttaaaaaatctaaaagaaagaaaaaataattctgaATTAATTGcaagtataatttttttttttttatttatttcttatttgtttaatgataataataaagaggattctatattttttagtttCGTATTGACCCTTTTAACAATCATATTATATATAGATTTCTctgttttaaatattatcttAGGAGAAATACTCACATATATTAGAAATACCATAATAATGAAAGCTaacataatttatttaaaaacatattcGATATAtgctttttataaatttcaaaatatacatacttatataaatatatctttGTTCAAAccaaaaaatatagaaaaaaataaatcaactATAAGTAAAATGAGCACAATTGACCCTAACTATCATCAGAAAACAAAACATTATAAATTAAGACATAATTTTGAtagaataattattaaaaacttaaaagTTAACAATATTGAAATATATCAGAATGAAAGCGatatgaattataaaaatgaaatattgaGAAAAGGTtcctataataattatattttcgaaaataatttttacaaGAATTTATATTGTTATGGAAGagtaaattttaatgaaCACACTAAAAGACTATCAACTATTCCTTTATATCTTAATaacaaaatagaaaaaaacaaaaatttttatatatgtactATTGAAGTTACACAAGAGAAATATCCCAACATTAATAAAGCCATATctctatttataaaaaaaaaaaagaaaaagggtattatattatattataacaaaattttAGATATTCTTATATCTAAAACAGTGTATCAAAAGAGAGATAGTCCAAATTGCAATTTAATCAAAATGAAAtcaaattataatgaaattttaagAGAAAATATAAACGATGAAAACTTTAAAATTAGGACAAATattacaacaaaaaaaaataattatgaagatttaaataatataaatttatatgataatgacaaagaatttaaaaatataaaaatagataaatatTCTTACacaataataaatgaaaacaaCTTAATTATCTCTAGCATATTTATTAAgccaaataaaatatataagatGCAATTAGTATTTaaagataaatattttaaaaatattaatataagtgataatgaatttaatagtaatatatataataataaaaaccataacataaattattataattgtgATAAtcaaacatataaaaaaaaatacaatataaATACATGTATAGATGGaaatgaagataataataaggatcataataaaaataatgaaagtaAAAGTGATAATAAAGATTATCATAATCTTATTTATAATCAAAAAGACTATCATATGAAGAAGGATGATTTTATTATGTTTCCTATTATGTGTGAAGAAATAGGAATTTTAATTGTTTCTtatgatattaataatgtAGACATgttttatgaaataaaagttgaaaataaatttaaagaaagtttttatctaaatactcatttaaattatatttctttcttaaaaaaaaaaaagattattatattacggcacaaaaaattttataaaaatgaaatatatcaTGTTTACCTAAAAAAGAACGACAGATTCCTTTCTGATTATATTA
The sequence above is drawn from the Plasmodium relictum strain SGS1 genome assembly, chromosome: 14 genome and encodes:
- the RPT4 gene encoding 26S protease regulatory subunit 10B, putative; translation: MDNKESIKLYVKKVIEHREIESKVKKLRLDIKELNKKYEKTEDNLKALQSVGQIIGQILKQLEEEKFIVKASSGPRYVVGCKSKINKSKLAIGTRVSLDMTTLTVMKRLPCEVDPLVFNMISDIDKSENSKNKVNYNQIGGLSEQIRQMREVVELPILNPYLFKRVGIKTPKGVLLYGPPGTGKTLLARAMASNINCNFMRIVVSAIVDKYIGESARIIREMFNYAKEHQPCIIFMDEIDAIGGRRFSQGTSADREIQRTLMELLNHLDGFEELGNVKIIMATNRPDVLDPALIRPGRLDRKIEIPLPNETARIEILKIHASKMTKLGDIDYESICRLCDGFNGADLRNVCTEAGMFAIRAMRDYVIEEDFYKAARKINEGKKLEGKIEYEKI
- a CDS encoding SAM dependent methyltransferase, putative, encoding MYINYNKFSIYKNFKTVILNYDVFKRNISDICESKIITLTKSKEYDKLKIYKNNIYNNIYENQILQGVKVHKINSGGYGEIAIYAARQNFLFFLKFFLLIPDEFVNLKVLDINKKKKRINFQLLCKTKKSKYEIIPVCKYFSTCGGCIYQHINYSYELKLKKNLLISLCEKYNINVLVSNKNYLQNFHEFSKFIENNEDDMIEIFQIKREYSRNDFEDEEFCINKNSVEKEIKKKNASDPFYNSDSNFDKEIYNYNCRNKDIDHKNQTNNNEKEMNYSRLYDFIFSHDYHYRNKSSISFSVTDHLSIGYYKHHSYEICDINECYIHDKNIQDVYVEIKKEIIENFKKNNIYIFNKINNSGYLKSVDIKFNVYNEEKQILINFIGFSLSDNAKKCLINIANNLALKNKSIKGILYNIETNKLKQIKNETVLYGQNYIYHKYDKYTYKLGANTFFQPNQYLNECIIQVIFKLIKKYSINSKGSCLFDLFCGIGFYSLPLSDYFTEIISVDYSIDNIKSLEENIKINKIKNIKCFNLNLFNPYDLKQINLHIRRYVINKIKNKDYSVYENLKMKINSIFISLDNENVVIENIQKLHSPYSNLPKFIYENLNEENPQSSNKNVIIFSENNSENFDGINFENLNENESNILNSNNRNNIHGTQYEFVIPIPDLVIINPPRKGCEKLFRRWLRGICCRFIIYISCNANSQFKDISHLISLGYVVKEIIPLDTFPRTQHFESIILLEFDFNKKIDKEKKAIIEHELNEIKENNKKKYKKN